TGTTTCAATGGCACACTGCGGTGGGCTGCTTCATGAGAGTTGCGTTCTCCACAGCCAGATTCTGGTAGGCCTTGTGCCATCATACACGCGTCACGCAGGAACACTCGGATCTCATGAACTTCGAATTTTATCTGAAGGAGGAATAAACACCGGGATTTGTGAGAACGCGACGGCTGGCTGCAGCAGCCGTTCGTATGAAACACACGGGGACCATGTTTCGCCACTACGGTGTGTAGTTCTCCGGTCATCAAGCTTTGGAGCCTTCTCCAGAAGTCTCAGTTGATATGGCCACACAAGAACTTTTATGGTGTCCATTCCATTCGCCTAGTCTCTTTTGGCAGGCAGTTCTGTGACATGAAAGTGGTCGTCGCACGTACGTGCCATCTCTCGCGAAACCATGTCAGGTGGTTCGCTCTTTCGTGGTACGAGCTAGCCTCGGGGACCTCCCCAGAAAGTGGCACCTTGTGTGTGTGCTGGCCAGAGGAGCCCATAAAGAAGCATCTGACAGCCTTGGATGCTATTTTGCCTCCTGGAAACACGATGACCTTGAAATTCACGGTAAAACACATATCCTGCGCCCTCCCCCCACCCAGTTGGACGGTGTTGTTCGAGCGGAAGGCGGCAGGATCAGCTGCGAAGAGACGTCACTCGACGGCGCCCCACAAAGGGAGAATAGGGAGACCTGTCGGAGCGCCCCAGTGAATCGTTAAGCCTGATCCACATCTTTTCCCGTCTCTTCGAACACCACAGTTTGCGGCCGGCGTGGGGTGTCTGAGTCGCGCGCGCTGTGCGAGGGGTGATACGCGCCATCCGCGCGCTGTGCTGAAACTGTGAAAAAGCCAAcgacttcttcgccttttgcGCAGTGCAAAGGCACATGGGGTCTccttcccccctctctccccccaCCGTTTCTCCCCACTTCGTTTCCCCCGAAATTGGGCGGCGGCCAGGGTTCTGCGCGTTTACGGATCTTCTGCGTACATTGACCGGAGTGAGCAACTGGCGGACGCTTTCGAACGCGCGGCGGCGGATTTTTTCTCCCGTGCTCTCCACTTTGTTCACCACGCACTCTTTTCGGGAAGTTTTTGAAGAGGgaagtttctcttcgttctctccaaGGGTTGCGGCGGTTTGCTTGGGGGTGAAAGCGGTTGCATCGGTACAGCGTAGACCCGTTGTGCAAAGTGCCAGTCTGCGGTTTCTTCAACCAGTTTTGTCGCGTATCACCACCGCTCTTTTTAAGGGCACGCGACACACAGCAGGGTCTGCTGTTGCTCGTTTTGCCCCGCAGACATTTCGtgttttcctcgttctcgaGTTTTTGTGGTGGGGCGCTGGCGGCTCTCGCGCGCGTGCGCCTTGTGAGAACGGTTCACAGAAAATGGAAGAGGAATTGACCCCAGAAATACTCGCCGCCCGCGCGAAGCTGCGGGAGCGGTTTGGACAGGCTTCCCAGCAGCTCGGCGGCAAGGGGACTGCTCGCAGAAAGACCAAGAAGGCCCACAAGTCGGTCGTCGTTGACGACAAAAAGCTCCAGCTCACACTGAAACGGCTGGGAGTCTCGACCATCTATGGCATCGAGGAGGTTCTCATGATTCAGGACAACGGCAAGGCTCTTCAATTCCTTACCCCCAAGGTGCAAGCCGCCCCTGCGGCCAACACTTACGTCGTTTCGGGCCACTACGAGGAGAGGCCGAATATGTTTCCCGGCGGACTTCCGGGCATGTTCTCCCAGCGAGGCGCCGGAGCGGGGGGAATGAACTTTGACACTTCCCTGATCACTCCGGAGATGCTCcgccagctgcagcagcacaTGTCTGCCTTGAAGACGGGTGCGGGCGGTGCTGAAGGAGCGGccgcaggcgaaggcgccgagACTGGCGACGCCAGCAAGAAGGGAGATGATGACGTCCCCGAGCTTGTGCAGAACTTCGAGGATGTTTCAGAGCAATGAAGGCTCGCGGATCCAGTTGCCCAAGTTTATGACATGTTGCTCAACACAAGAATGTACACGAACAGTTTCGACGATGTCGAGGATTGAGATGCTCGTCAAAAAACTCTTGCTGCGACTCTAATTTCTTGTTTGCCATGCAGCAAAAGCGACACGGTGCCTGCGGTCTACATTTTCCAGAGATGCAACCTTCGTGTTCCACTTACCTCCCTGGTTACTGGGGAGCTGACGCCCAAGCGGAAGATATAGGAAAGACAGCGAGTCACTACTGGGTCAACACTTCGTCAGGGAGAGTAGGATGCTATTAGGCAGGTTGCTTAGTAACGCCGTTATGACAACTTTTGTGGAGACGATTAGTAAGAGTCGGGGCAGTAAAAAGCAGGTGTTAGCGACACTGACAGTGATGGGGCAGCGTCAGACCGGGGAACCCGCTGTACGTAGCTAGGTGGTGTCTGAGCACCGCTGAACACTTAGACTGAATCAGTTTCGAAGAATCACTAATTGTACGACAGTGACCTGCGGTGAAATGAAGAGCCAAAATGTTAACATTTAGATGCGCCATTAGTCATGGGCACTGATACGTAGCGATAGAATGTCCTATCTAGCAGAGGGCGTGTAAACTTTCGCTGACAGCTGAGATTGATGGAGAGGCCCACAAACAACACAATTGCTGTCAGCACGTGACGTTCTGAAGGTCAGCTCGTAGAAGTGCTGTATCGAGGTCGAGTTGGTGACCGGGTGATACAGAGTGCGTTAGTGAACACAGAAAGCTGGTGGATTTGGCCATTTCTATGCTATGCTACTGCATCGTAGCAAAACACTGAATCTCAGCATTTACCGAGAAACTTCACCTGCCAGTTGGTATACGATGGCCGGTTGCGATGTATCAAATGAGGCAGTGTAACAAAGCACCGCTAATGATCTTTGTAGGGCGCGGCGGTGTCCAGTGAAACAGAAGTTAGGTACAGGTCTGAGAAAGTCTGCGCAGAAGCTTTCTGTGAACGAAAGCAACGCGTTCAATCTCTTGGCCGCTTTCTTGTAGCTCCATCTGTCTCGCAGAGGCGTTCCTTCGCGTGCACAGGATCATTTCGAGAGCGAAGACCCGCTGTGCATAGGCTGCTCACCCCCAAATTCTGATTTTGGTTATCACCCTTCGTTCCTTTCGAATGGCGAATGGTAGAGGGAGGCATATCGTCATCACCGAGGAATTACTTTCCGTGAAACGATGGATACAGCTTGCAAGTGCCTGCAACAACGTTATATCGTTCATTTAGACGTAGTGTTCTTTTGCCGAGCCTCATGCCAACATCCTCCCTGTCCGCTTGTCGACATTAGTCGTAATCGGAACAGACTTCAGTGTATTCACCTCTTTTTGAGTACTCAGATCTCTTCGAGTGAATTTTCGGGCACGCTGTACAATCACTCTGTTCTGAATCCAAAGCTGGCTCCAGCGTTCGATGTTGTCGGCACCGCAGAAGTCTGCGCCTGCTGCGGCCACACATCACATGGGAATTTAGGTCGCTGAAATGCCTTGCCAGGAAATCCAGTGTTCTGCTGACAAATTTGCCATCCCTATCAATGAGCCAAACATCGCCTGGTGATTCATGACCTAAGCGACCCAGGCGCCCCGTACTCATATACGTCCGAAACATCTATAGTGTGGATGGAAAAAATTCATTAACCCTATATCCTAAAGCGACCTGCACAGGAAGCGACGGTTCTCTGTGTTTGGCTAGGCTTTTAGATTCGTCCCTCGCTAAAATAACTTATCGCGGAGACAAGCACGACTTCTCGGGTGTCACGAGAGCGATAACAGCCAATAGTATTTTTTAAAGCTGGGAAACGGGCTGGACTCATACAATTTTAATTACCATTACACCACCATCAGCCAGTTGCGACACTAGGTGACTGCCAATCTCGCCCTTCCTTTGCCCAGAATCTGGGGTCTCGTTGCACTGGTGCTGTACTGACTGCTTCATTTTCCCCTTGCGAATAAAGAATCTGTCACACACAGTGGAAAAAGCTTGATAAAGTAGTCTTTTTAGTCTGCCTATGAGTGTAACAGCCTCACGGAAAGCGGGCAAACTCCGATGGAACCATGGTCTCCAGCTCGCTTACTGGCCGCGCCCAGGTTCCGAGAAGTCACAACCTCGCACCTGTACAGCGCTTTCTGAGCAGCTCTGCGTTTCCCAACGCTTGCAGACACATGTTGAAACGAAGATGAGACAATTTACTAGACGGCTTCACTTCAAAAGCTTGCGAGGCTTCTAGGCTGGGGCTCAACGGTTAGCCTATCATTtctgccccccccccccacatTTACCCAGCAGGGTCCGGTGCGCAGTCGGCCAAAAACCCATTTTTCTGAGAAGCCGTAAGTTCCTTTGGAGGCAACCGAGATCCGTTAGAAActcttgcatgcgtctccctATCACCATCTTTTCTGACTCAGTGTGAATTCCACGAGGACTGCTACCAGTGTCAGGCAGGGGCCACTTTCCCGGAGTGGCATTTTAGTTGCCGTTGGCCGCCAGGTCCCGAAAGGGGACCTGCGTtcgacttttctctcgcgcgcccGGACACCGTTATCCTCGATTCGATGCTACTTACCCGGCCAAtacctctctccttttcttttgtctggctttttcttttctgagTAGGAGATAATTTGCAGCGAACGCAGAGGAGTGACAATGCGGCGTGGCTGCGAAAGAACACGCTGAACAGCTGATGCGCGTTCGTCCGTTGGTGAGAAAACACGCAACCGTGTAAAATTCGGAGACCGTTGACGTAGAGTCGATGCAACACCGCGACGGGGGTAGAATCTTTTCTAGCCAGAGAGGGGGCTGACCTTTGCAACTCCGACAGCGTGGCAAGATTCCGTGTTAACGCCCGCTCGTGGCCTCAGGCATCACCGAGAGTTTTTCATAGAGGTGGAGTCTCCTTTCCGGTTTGTTCTTTTTTGTAACGCGCTTGGCCGTAATTTGTCAGCCGCCTTGACCGGATGCAAGCCCTGCAGGACGGCAGAACGCGTTTGGGCCCTGCGAGTCTCGAAAGTGCCTTTCCTCCATACCTCCGCGATCCATGTGGATGCGAAAACGTACGATCTTCTAGGCAGTTTCCCCCCGTTATTCAGACCCATTGTCGCGTCGAGCATATTCCCATCTGTTTGAAGTGTATATTGAGGGGCCCTGCCAACCGGTGAATTTTGTAGCAACGGGGGGATTGCCGCTCGCGATAGACTGTTCTCGAAGACCGTACTTCACTCCGCTCTTTGCTTTTCCCGGCTTTGTTGCCCTATCCTGCATCGCGAACGTCCCCATACGCTTGTCAtttttgtgtgtcttcttcgttttttttgttGGCGTCCAAGCCCTGTCGGCTGAGACGGGTACTTCTTGGGCGCCCCGGGAGTTGAGCCAGTCGAAAGGCCGCGAACGATCCATCGGTCTCAGTTCCGAAGTTTTTGTTTTCCCCAGAATTATTCATCTCCATTTTGCGTCCTTCGTTGTGCTGATGTCCAACGTGGCCTCGTGGCTTTCGACTCTCGTCTCGTGAAGCAAGATCCCTACTGTCTACCCCCTCGAAGGTGTGCCCGCCGCGGAGGTGGGGGAGTTACACACTGTCTAGGAATTTCTGAAGCTTGAAGCCGTGCATTGTCGATaggttttttctcgctcttgtccCTTTCGTCTAAATTGCTTGTCTTTTCGGTCAGAGATCGGTGCAAACCCTTCCTGACCTccgtctgcttttcctcgctgtccACAATCCCCTGCACTCCCCGGTTTACCTTAGATAGTACACACTGACTAGGTCCGTTGACCGGCGTCTATTTTCAATGGAAGTTCCACGTCGTGTGGAGTTGCTTGAACCTTTCTTGGCGCTTTTAGTAGAGTTATTTTAGATAAGGCGAAAGCCTCGACGGTGGTCTACGTGGCGAGATCATTCGCGCAGTCGCTGCTCACACACTCCAGTTTCCCCTGGGTTTCGTTCGCGACAGTATTTGTTTCTAACTATTTGCAATTCAGTCGGCACTGCGACAAGAAGACAAACAGTCGTTCATGTTTGCACACAAAGCGCGTTCACGGCCAATCTTTTCTCAAGAGGCGGTACTGAGACCATTGTACGGGACTGTTTCCGCGCGGGGTCGGTGTTCGTGTCCCAATCCTCCTGTGAGAGACGCATCGTCCCGTCTTTACTGGGCAGAGATTCTTACAGAGGTGCGACCGCGCGAGAAGTCAGCTTGAATCCGTAAATAACCTTTCACCTGGCCACGGACGCAAATTCTCGGATCGATCTGGGCGTTTGCGCGCGCTCTCCCGTCCCGCTGCCCCATATCTCCCTACTCCAATCGAGGGCGTCTCGTAGGGAAAGGATGGTGTGAACGAGACTGGGCGTCAGCGTGTCGAGGTTCCCCGTCGTCCCTTGTCCCGACAATATTGactgcgacagagacgaacgcgtttttctgcgcCTGAGGGGGAATCTCACAGACAGTTGGCTGCCCTCTGATGGATCTACGAGGACGAGGCAAACAGCAAACGAtcaacgcgttttctctcccttctttcgcgGGGAAACTCTAAACCCTAGCCCCCCAGTCCCGCCCTGACTTCGCATCTTGCATACCACTCGTGGCTCTCTTGCCCACGCTAAATTCGAAAGTTGAAACCCTTGGCATTGGCGGATCTGGGGAAACTCGGGAAGTTGTTCGCCGTTCCACAGAGCGGCCTAGAGTCTGCGCAGAGCTCTGCCGCGCCGGGGGTTTCCTGTTCAACTCCGTGTGTACCAGCGCCCCGGAGGCCTCTGACAGGAACGCGGTCGAGAGACCATGTCTCGAGCATGAGCGAAGACGCCCGGTTCCCTACTCGCAGCTGGATGATTCGTCACCAGGGCACATGGAGCGGCGAGGCCATCTGGGCGAATGTCAGCGCTCTCCACCGTCTGCGCCTTCGTCTACCCTTCTGCCAGGCTCCGCGCCTGAGGCTAAAATGCTTAGTTGTGTAGACCTAGAACGCGCGGGGAGCGACGTGACTGTCGCACCCGGTCCTGCTGGCTCAGACAGTGTGACTTCACCGTATGCAGACCCTTTCCGAGATCGGTTTGCGGTGGGGCGGGGCTCTGTATTAGAGCACGAGCGATGTTTGAGACGGAGAAGATCGGACTCTACAGCTGACGACACGGCCATGCCGGAAATCTGTGTCGACAAACACAGACCCTCGCCGAAACTGACGGCCGCGTCCACTCTGCctcgaaacgcagaggacCTTCATCACGGATACCACGATGTGGAGGCCGCTGGTGAGCCCTATGGAGAGATGAACAACGCGTCAGAAGATCGGTCTTCGAACTCGCAGTTCAGACTCCGTTGCGGCCGCCAAGCTTGGGAGACTCGCCCCAACTCTGCTGCATTCGTGACTGCGCTGAGAGCGCTTCCGTGGGCCTCTGCAttggtgcatgcgccgccgGTCGAGCACGCCCCGATCCAGCCGTCGCCTGGAGGCGGGGTGCCAGACGCCGGAGCGAACCGCTGTTTGCACATTGATGACACTGGAGCAACGGATAACGACTCCATTCGGCCTCCGTCGCTTGCCACCATTgcactgtctccgtcgtcgtcgGGATCTCGGTCTCCGCATCCGGACAGCATTGAGGGTGCAGACTTTCGATTAAGGGAAGTAGGCACCGGAGGCGACTCGTCCCCAGCTTCCTCTCTGGAGTCGATGTCGTCGCCAAGCTGCGTGTGCCACTCCACGGGCTCCGATACCTTTGTTTCCGCGCGCTCAGACGAAACCCCTCGCTTCCTTGCTCTAGTGGCTGTCCACGGGAAGCCGAGGCCTACAAACTCGAACTGTCGGCTTCCACCTGCACAGGCGTCTGAATCCTGCGCAGGAAGTGGCTGGCGTGAAGAAAATAGGAAGTCCTCAGCTATCCGCGGCAGCGGGCGGCTTTCCGAGGTAACTGCCAACCAAAGGAAGACTCGGTCTGGGCAGAACAGTGGACAGAGGAATCAAGGAGCAAGGAAGAGTTTAATTTTGTCAGAAAACCTCGAGGGCGGATTGCCTGCGAGGGTACCCAACCGAGTGGACGAAAGCGATCTCGAGCTGGCCGTCGCATCACCGGTCTCGTCTGTGTTCCACCAGAGCGACTCCCGTGGTAAGAGATGTTGCAgcaaagagaacgaggactCCAGAGGGCCTCAGACATGCTTCCGTTGCATCGGGAGCTCGAAGAAATTGCATGTGAGACAACACAGAAACGGCGAGTCGGCAGGTGACGCTGGACATGCAGAGAATCCCCAAGAAGCTGAGTGGCGGGACTCAAGGACGGTCACGACACCCTCGAAAGATGCACAGCTTTCCGGCGTGAACGCGCTCCACACTgtcccgcgcatgcaccggaAAAAAGGCGCCAAAGAGCTGCCCGAACCTTCCAGTCCCTTGGAGACTTGCCGAGAccgcgaagccgagaaggtCGCGTTCTGCCTGTCCGGCGCCGACCAGGGCCGCCAGCTGGGGGGCGACCCTCCAGGGCCCATTCGACGTTATGTCTCGCGCTTTCTCGAGA
This genomic interval from Toxoplasma gondii ME49 chromosome VIIb, whole genome shotgun sequence contains the following:
- a CDS encoding NAC domain-containing protein (encoded by transcript TGME49_257090); the encoded protein is MGSPSPLSPPTVSPHFVSPEIGRRPGFCAFTDLLRTLTGVSNWRTLSNARRRIFSPVLSTLFTTHSFREVFEEGSFSSFSPRVAAVCLGVKAVASVQRRPVVQSASLRFLQPVLSRITTALFKGTRHTAGSAVARFAPQTFRVFLVLEFLWWGAGGSRARAPCENGSQKMEEELTPEILAARAKLRERFGQASQQLGGKGTARRKTKKAHKSVVVDDKKLQLTLKRLGVSTIYGIEEVLMIQDNGKALQFLTPKVQAAPAANTYVVSGHYEERPNMFPGGLPGMFSQRGAGAGGMNFDTSLITPEMLRQLQQHMSALKTGAGGAEGAAAGEGAETGDASKKGDDDVPELVQNFEDVSEQ